In Brachypodium distachyon strain Bd21 chromosome 2, Brachypodium_distachyon_v3.0, whole genome shotgun sequence, one genomic interval encodes:
- the LOC100841116 gene encoding SCAR-like protein 2 isoform X1 — protein MPLVRFEVRNEVGLGDPGLYGGGGGAGKRGGGEAEPKVLLEGVAVAGLVGILRQLGDLAEFAADVFHDLHEQVITTSARGRKVLTRVQNIEAALPSLEKAVKNQKSHIHFAYVPGSDWHTQLQNEQNHLLSTDLPRFMMDSYEECRDPPRLYLLDKFDNSGAGACLKRYSDPSYFKKSWDMMRADKIGNLQKERRSHKIKTKGSRLKEPYHGQATSRHRNGELQRALTAVQLTSSRQCASPSTDGRSFSEHRSTSDARSNPDNISRSSSFSSKPRLSFAEQASDTKPFVVPHDNDHDKLSNINLHKLDDASSPILLDGTRADYPADGSKQGYLPDEMVARSPSVEWDEKAAIVMTTSSVYCDDVVMDRAGNAETKHISPMPREVDHRETETLEQQETLLQKAKLLLLSSGLNHHDEVPSETDNYMDALNSLESEAETDVEFQTKNHGKPVPSFNGRAPQMKPADNIVSQLPDSSVAEFPDTCRNSNTSHTCNRTADFPSLSSADAPDTSQHAVSGFTDIHPNEWSSVVTIPENNADVALRDLREISKPALWANTTTPSNQRSPDAIEIPESKAEDAPRDSPDMSEPGLSTYAVNPPVKVSVVNQIPESNAEDASGDSMDKGTSCPVPQPTISFIPTCETPCVKISPDDTTADASVISEMKPHDYPGENHEEFGGCGVAEVSNSPTVSLNESPENGCATDYLATNAPTSSVGVPSVKLWTNAGLFGLEPSKPPVFSGQECPRDHTLSGYEEHQRYHSTNDTELHCSKHTESVIVDVPNGNASITSSFVGKLVGICPGSSSQNNSEANQSAMRTPDTVYSQTDRPSDCSTSFEHSQHKNMNGKQTSISELLESEDNAGDGSATYSVSGMAGRNDMHVVSASSFSSIAQRFLANTLQRRTSPKYNDLPMSSGRVNTNANGNDEAAINSNLAPKETAYESSQLEKKTANGMDGLSKSPIFSNCHYSEKSSPPLEHMKISFHPMSAFEMSKLNLDFADGNLHENVDDLMLPTFQLLPGSSVPQPGSGSESEDDTFGRSYSYSSYDDLSPHLYSNSELWDQDDGIGLEDHELYNDSNQIGSSTTPISSYTGFEQMTLSGEKSTISLADIGDHGLATLEPHPAGELPNFDTLMSTNNRHNGDAPIQHNPVNLLPDEDQMPPPPPLPPMQWRTMRQTASLEDVRGATAENMLKDASSLPPLHSPVQQEHLPPIALPDPEAHTKEVSHQKVDAVKEMSSLPNIFEIKSSLLQQIRDKADQQKLNGHERPKAVVSDVNGLDERGDLLQQIRSKTFNLRRTNASKTNTTSQSTAQSNVVAILEKANAIRQAVASDEGGDDDNWSDV, from the exons ATGCCGCTGGTGCGGTTCGAGGTGCGGAATGAGGTGGGGCTGGGGGACCCCGGGCtgtacggcggcggcgggggagctgGGAAGAgaggcggcggggaggcggagcCCAAGGTGCTGCTCGAGGGCGTCGCCGTCGCGGGGCTCGTCGGGATCCTGCGCCAGCTCGGAGATCTCGCGGA ATTCGCGGCAGATGTTTTCCACGACCTACATGAGCAAGTTATAACTACGTCTGCTAGGGGCCGTAAGGTGCTCACTCGAGTACAGAACATTGAAGCAGCACTTCCATCTCTTGAAAAAGCTGTGAAGAATCAGAAGAGCCATATACATTTTGCTTACGTGCCAG GCTCTGACTGGCACACACAACTTCAAAATGAGCAAAATCACCTGCTATCCACCGATCTGCCTCGGTTTATGATGGATTCGTATGAAGAATGTCGAGACCCACCACGACTATACCTTCTCGATAA atttgataaTTCTGGTGCTGGGGCTTGTTTGAAGAGATATTCTGATCCATCCTACTTCAAGAAATCATGGGATATGATGAGAGCAGACAAGATTGGAAATCTTCAAAAAGAAAGGAGATCTCATAAAATCAAG ACAAAAGGATCACGCCTGAAAGAACCATATCATGGACAAGCCACATCCAGGCATAGGAATGGTGAATTGCAGCGAGCACTCACTGCTGTTCAACTTACCAGCAG CAGGCAGTGTGCATCTCCTAGCACCGATGGCCGGAGCTTTTCAGAGCATAGATCTACATCTGATGCAAGATCTAACCCTGACAATATAAGCAGATCTTCTTCGTTTAGTTCGAAGCCACGGCTGAGTTTTGCAGAACAAGCTTCAGACACAAAGCCTTTTGTAGTTCCTCATGACAATGATCATGACAAATTGTCAAATATTAATTTGCACAAGCTTGATGATGCATCTTCACCCATCCTTCTTGATGGAACCAGGGCAGATTACCCGGCTGATGGTTCAAAGCAAGGTTACCTGCCAGATGAGATGGTTGCTAGGTCACCTTCTGTAGAATGGGATGAAAAGGCTGCAATTGTCATGACTACAAGTTCTGTCTACTGTGACGATGTTGTCATGGATAGAGCTGGTAATGCAGAAACCAAACATATTAGCCCTATGCCACGAGAAGTTGATCATAGGGAAACAGAGACTTTGGAGCAGCAAGAGACCTTACTTCAAAAAGCAAAATTGTTATTACTGTCATCAGGCTTGAATCACCACGATGAAGTCCCCAGTGAAACAGACAACTACATGGATGCACTTAACTCACTTGAATCTGAGGCAGAGACTGACGTTGAATTTCAGACTAAAAATCATGGGAAGCCAGTACCTTCCTTCAATGGTCGTGCACCTCAAATGAAGCCAGCAGATAATATTGTTTCACAGCTTCCTGATTCTTCTGTTGCTGAATTTCCTGATACATGTCGAAATTCCAATACGTCACATACTTGTAATCGAACTGCTGATTTTCCCAGTTTGTCAAGTGCAGATGCTCCTGATACTTCACAGCATGCAGTGTCAGGTTTTACAGATATACATCCCAATGAATGGTCATCTGTTGTCACTATCCCTGAGAATAATGCAGATGTTGCTCTTCGAGACCTTCGTGAGATTTCAAAACCGGCATTGTGGGCCAATACAACTACACCTAGCAATCAGAGGTCCCCTGATGCAATTGAAATTCCTGAGAGTAAGGCAGAAGATGCCCCCAGAGATTCTCCTGACATGTCAGAACCAGGACTGTCAACCTATGCAGTAAATCCCCCAGTTAAAGTTTCTGTTGTCAATCAAATCCCTGAGAGTAATGCAGAAGATGCTTCCGGAGATAGTATGGATAAAGGCACCAGTTGTCCCGTACCCCAACCCACCATTTCCTTCATTCCAACTTGTGAGACACCTTGTGTTAAAATCTCACCTGATGATACCACTGCTGACGCTTCTGTTATTTCAGAAATGAAGCCCCATGATTATCCTGGAGAGAATCATGAGGAATTTGGTGGTTGTGGTGTGGCTGAAGTGTCTAATTCACCGACCGTGTCTCTGAATGAGTCACCAGAGAATGGATGTGCAACCGATTACCTAGCAACAAATGCTCCTACTAGTTCTGTTGGAGTGCCTTCTGTTAAGCTCTGGACAAATGCTGGGCTCTTTGGACTTGAACCATCTAAGCCTCCAGTATTTAGTGGCCAAGAGTGTCCAAGAGATCACACTCTATCTGGTTATGAAGAACATCAGCGTTATCATTCAACTAATGACACCGAACTGCACTGTTCAAAGCATACTGAATCAGTAATAGTCGATGTCCCCAATGGAAATGCATCAATTACCAGCAGCTTTGTGGGGAAGCTTGTTGGCATATGTCCTGGTTCTTCAAGCCAAAACAACTCGGAGGCTAATCAGTCAGCTATGAGGACACCTGATACAGTTTATAGTCAAACAGATCGGCCTTCAGACTGTTCCACATCTTTTGAGCACAGTCAGCACAAAAATATGAACGGCAAGCAAACTTCAATAAGCGAGCTCCTAGAATCTGAAGATAATGCTGGAGATGGTTCCGCAACATACTCTGTGTCTGGCATGGCTGGAAGAAATGACATGCATGTGGTGTCTGCATCAAGCTTTTCAAGCATTGCACAAAGATTCCTTGCTAATACACTTCAGAGAAGAACTTCTCCCAAATATAATGATCTTCCTATGTCATCTGGGAGAGTGAACACTAATGCAAATGGAAATGATGAAGCTGCCATAAATTCCAATCTAGCACCAAAAGAAACAGCGTATGAGTCATCTCAATTGGAGAAGAAAACCGCTAATGGCATGGATGGATTGTCTAAATCGCCAATCTTCTCTAATTGCCATTACTCTGAGAAATCATCTCCACCACTTGAGCATATGAAAATATCTTTTCACCCTATGAGTGCATTTGAAATGTCAAAATTGAATCTAGATTTCGCTGATGGCAATCTTCATGAAAATGTTGATGATCTGATGTTACCGACATTTCAGTTACTTCCCGGGTCATCTGTTCCACAGCCCGGTAGTGGTTCTGAATCAGAAGATGACACATTCGGTAGATCTTATAGTTACTCTTCCTATGATGATCTAAGTCCACATTTATATTCGAACTCTGAGTTGTGGGATCAAGATGATGGAATTGGATTGGAGGATCATGAGCTGTATAATGATTCAAATCAGATTGGATCCTCCACAACACCTATCTCTAGCTATACGGGATTTGAGCAAATGACCTTGTCTGGTGAGAAGTCCACTATTTCACTTGCAGATATTGGGGATCATGGACTCGCCACATTAGAACCCCATCCTGCTGGAGAACTTCCTAACTTTGACACTTTGATGTCCACAAACAATCGTCACAATGGAGATGCTCCCATTCAACATAATCCTGTAAATTTATTGCCGGATGAAGATCAGAtgccgccaccacctcctcttcccccaATGCAGTGGAGGACAATGAGACAAACAGCTTCTCTAGAAGATGTAAGAGGTGCTACAGCTGAAAATATGCTTAAGGACGCCTCGAGTCTACCACCTCTACACAGTCCTGTGCAGCAAGAACATCTTCCGCCCATTGCGCTACCGGATCCAGAAGCACATACTAAGGAAGTG AGCCATCAGAAAGTTGACGCGGTAAAAGAAATGAGCAGTCTTCCAAATATCTTTGAGATCAAATCAAGCTTGCTTCAGCAAATCAGGGATAAG GCAGATCAGCAGAAGCTGAATGGTCATGAAAGGCCAAAAGCAGTAGTTAGTGATGTTAATGGTTTGGATGAAAGGGGGGACTTGCTTCAGCAAATCAGGAGCAAG ACATTCAATTTAAGACGAACAAATGCATCTAAAACAAACACCACATCCCAGTCCACTGCCCAGTCGAATGTAGTAGCGATTTTGGAGAAGGCGAACGCAATCCGCCAG
- the LOC100841116 gene encoding SCAR-like protein 2 isoform X2 yields the protein MPLVRFEVRNEVGLGDPGLYGGGGGAGKRGGGEAEPKVLLEGVAVAGLVGILRQLGDLAEFAADVFHDLHEQVITTSARGRKVLTRVQNIEAALPSLEKAVKNQKSHIHFAYVPGSDWHTQLQNEQNHLLSTDLPRFMMDSYEECRDPPRLYLLDKFDNSGAGACLKRYSDPSYFKKSWDMMRADKIGNLQKERRSHKIKTKGSRLKEPYHGQATSRHRNGELQRALTAVQLTSRQCASPSTDGRSFSEHRSTSDARSNPDNISRSSSFSSKPRLSFAEQASDTKPFVVPHDNDHDKLSNINLHKLDDASSPILLDGTRADYPADGSKQGYLPDEMVARSPSVEWDEKAAIVMTTSSVYCDDVVMDRAGNAETKHISPMPREVDHRETETLEQQETLLQKAKLLLLSSGLNHHDEVPSETDNYMDALNSLESEAETDVEFQTKNHGKPVPSFNGRAPQMKPADNIVSQLPDSSVAEFPDTCRNSNTSHTCNRTADFPSLSSADAPDTSQHAVSGFTDIHPNEWSSVVTIPENNADVALRDLREISKPALWANTTTPSNQRSPDAIEIPESKAEDAPRDSPDMSEPGLSTYAVNPPVKVSVVNQIPESNAEDASGDSMDKGTSCPVPQPTISFIPTCETPCVKISPDDTTADASVISEMKPHDYPGENHEEFGGCGVAEVSNSPTVSLNESPENGCATDYLATNAPTSSVGVPSVKLWTNAGLFGLEPSKPPVFSGQECPRDHTLSGYEEHQRYHSTNDTELHCSKHTESVIVDVPNGNASITSSFVGKLVGICPGSSSQNNSEANQSAMRTPDTVYSQTDRPSDCSTSFEHSQHKNMNGKQTSISELLESEDNAGDGSATYSVSGMAGRNDMHVVSASSFSSIAQRFLANTLQRRTSPKYNDLPMSSGRVNTNANGNDEAAINSNLAPKETAYESSQLEKKTANGMDGLSKSPIFSNCHYSEKSSPPLEHMKISFHPMSAFEMSKLNLDFADGNLHENVDDLMLPTFQLLPGSSVPQPGSGSESEDDTFGRSYSYSSYDDLSPHLYSNSELWDQDDGIGLEDHELYNDSNQIGSSTTPISSYTGFEQMTLSGEKSTISLADIGDHGLATLEPHPAGELPNFDTLMSTNNRHNGDAPIQHNPVNLLPDEDQMPPPPPLPPMQWRTMRQTASLEDVRGATAENMLKDASSLPPLHSPVQQEHLPPIALPDPEAHTKEVSHQKVDAVKEMSSLPNIFEIKSSLLQQIRDKADQQKLNGHERPKAVVSDVNGLDERGDLLQQIRSKTFNLRRTNASKTNTTSQSTAQSNVVAILEKANAIRQAVASDEGGDDDNWSDV from the exons ATGCCGCTGGTGCGGTTCGAGGTGCGGAATGAGGTGGGGCTGGGGGACCCCGGGCtgtacggcggcggcgggggagctgGGAAGAgaggcggcggggaggcggagcCCAAGGTGCTGCTCGAGGGCGTCGCCGTCGCGGGGCTCGTCGGGATCCTGCGCCAGCTCGGAGATCTCGCGGA ATTCGCGGCAGATGTTTTCCACGACCTACATGAGCAAGTTATAACTACGTCTGCTAGGGGCCGTAAGGTGCTCACTCGAGTACAGAACATTGAAGCAGCACTTCCATCTCTTGAAAAAGCTGTGAAGAATCAGAAGAGCCATATACATTTTGCTTACGTGCCAG GCTCTGACTGGCACACACAACTTCAAAATGAGCAAAATCACCTGCTATCCACCGATCTGCCTCGGTTTATGATGGATTCGTATGAAGAATGTCGAGACCCACCACGACTATACCTTCTCGATAA atttgataaTTCTGGTGCTGGGGCTTGTTTGAAGAGATATTCTGATCCATCCTACTTCAAGAAATCATGGGATATGATGAGAGCAGACAAGATTGGAAATCTTCAAAAAGAAAGGAGATCTCATAAAATCAAG ACAAAAGGATCACGCCTGAAAGAACCATATCATGGACAAGCCACATCCAGGCATAGGAATGGTGAATTGCAGCGAGCACTCACTGCTGTTCAACTTACCAGCAG GCAGTGTGCATCTCCTAGCACCGATGGCCGGAGCTTTTCAGAGCATAGATCTACATCTGATGCAAGATCTAACCCTGACAATATAAGCAGATCTTCTTCGTTTAGTTCGAAGCCACGGCTGAGTTTTGCAGAACAAGCTTCAGACACAAAGCCTTTTGTAGTTCCTCATGACAATGATCATGACAAATTGTCAAATATTAATTTGCACAAGCTTGATGATGCATCTTCACCCATCCTTCTTGATGGAACCAGGGCAGATTACCCGGCTGATGGTTCAAAGCAAGGTTACCTGCCAGATGAGATGGTTGCTAGGTCACCTTCTGTAGAATGGGATGAAAAGGCTGCAATTGTCATGACTACAAGTTCTGTCTACTGTGACGATGTTGTCATGGATAGAGCTGGTAATGCAGAAACCAAACATATTAGCCCTATGCCACGAGAAGTTGATCATAGGGAAACAGAGACTTTGGAGCAGCAAGAGACCTTACTTCAAAAAGCAAAATTGTTATTACTGTCATCAGGCTTGAATCACCACGATGAAGTCCCCAGTGAAACAGACAACTACATGGATGCACTTAACTCACTTGAATCTGAGGCAGAGACTGACGTTGAATTTCAGACTAAAAATCATGGGAAGCCAGTACCTTCCTTCAATGGTCGTGCACCTCAAATGAAGCCAGCAGATAATATTGTTTCACAGCTTCCTGATTCTTCTGTTGCTGAATTTCCTGATACATGTCGAAATTCCAATACGTCACATACTTGTAATCGAACTGCTGATTTTCCCAGTTTGTCAAGTGCAGATGCTCCTGATACTTCACAGCATGCAGTGTCAGGTTTTACAGATATACATCCCAATGAATGGTCATCTGTTGTCACTATCCCTGAGAATAATGCAGATGTTGCTCTTCGAGACCTTCGTGAGATTTCAAAACCGGCATTGTGGGCCAATACAACTACACCTAGCAATCAGAGGTCCCCTGATGCAATTGAAATTCCTGAGAGTAAGGCAGAAGATGCCCCCAGAGATTCTCCTGACATGTCAGAACCAGGACTGTCAACCTATGCAGTAAATCCCCCAGTTAAAGTTTCTGTTGTCAATCAAATCCCTGAGAGTAATGCAGAAGATGCTTCCGGAGATAGTATGGATAAAGGCACCAGTTGTCCCGTACCCCAACCCACCATTTCCTTCATTCCAACTTGTGAGACACCTTGTGTTAAAATCTCACCTGATGATACCACTGCTGACGCTTCTGTTATTTCAGAAATGAAGCCCCATGATTATCCTGGAGAGAATCATGAGGAATTTGGTGGTTGTGGTGTGGCTGAAGTGTCTAATTCACCGACCGTGTCTCTGAATGAGTCACCAGAGAATGGATGTGCAACCGATTACCTAGCAACAAATGCTCCTACTAGTTCTGTTGGAGTGCCTTCTGTTAAGCTCTGGACAAATGCTGGGCTCTTTGGACTTGAACCATCTAAGCCTCCAGTATTTAGTGGCCAAGAGTGTCCAAGAGATCACACTCTATCTGGTTATGAAGAACATCAGCGTTATCATTCAACTAATGACACCGAACTGCACTGTTCAAAGCATACTGAATCAGTAATAGTCGATGTCCCCAATGGAAATGCATCAATTACCAGCAGCTTTGTGGGGAAGCTTGTTGGCATATGTCCTGGTTCTTCAAGCCAAAACAACTCGGAGGCTAATCAGTCAGCTATGAGGACACCTGATACAGTTTATAGTCAAACAGATCGGCCTTCAGACTGTTCCACATCTTTTGAGCACAGTCAGCACAAAAATATGAACGGCAAGCAAACTTCAATAAGCGAGCTCCTAGAATCTGAAGATAATGCTGGAGATGGTTCCGCAACATACTCTGTGTCTGGCATGGCTGGAAGAAATGACATGCATGTGGTGTCTGCATCAAGCTTTTCAAGCATTGCACAAAGATTCCTTGCTAATACACTTCAGAGAAGAACTTCTCCCAAATATAATGATCTTCCTATGTCATCTGGGAGAGTGAACACTAATGCAAATGGAAATGATGAAGCTGCCATAAATTCCAATCTAGCACCAAAAGAAACAGCGTATGAGTCATCTCAATTGGAGAAGAAAACCGCTAATGGCATGGATGGATTGTCTAAATCGCCAATCTTCTCTAATTGCCATTACTCTGAGAAATCATCTCCACCACTTGAGCATATGAAAATATCTTTTCACCCTATGAGTGCATTTGAAATGTCAAAATTGAATCTAGATTTCGCTGATGGCAATCTTCATGAAAATGTTGATGATCTGATGTTACCGACATTTCAGTTACTTCCCGGGTCATCTGTTCCACAGCCCGGTAGTGGTTCTGAATCAGAAGATGACACATTCGGTAGATCTTATAGTTACTCTTCCTATGATGATCTAAGTCCACATTTATATTCGAACTCTGAGTTGTGGGATCAAGATGATGGAATTGGATTGGAGGATCATGAGCTGTATAATGATTCAAATCAGATTGGATCCTCCACAACACCTATCTCTAGCTATACGGGATTTGAGCAAATGACCTTGTCTGGTGAGAAGTCCACTATTTCACTTGCAGATATTGGGGATCATGGACTCGCCACATTAGAACCCCATCCTGCTGGAGAACTTCCTAACTTTGACACTTTGATGTCCACAAACAATCGTCACAATGGAGATGCTCCCATTCAACATAATCCTGTAAATTTATTGCCGGATGAAGATCAGAtgccgccaccacctcctcttcccccaATGCAGTGGAGGACAATGAGACAAACAGCTTCTCTAGAAGATGTAAGAGGTGCTACAGCTGAAAATATGCTTAAGGACGCCTCGAGTCTACCACCTCTACACAGTCCTGTGCAGCAAGAACATCTTCCGCCCATTGCGCTACCGGATCCAGAAGCACATACTAAGGAAGTG AGCCATCAGAAAGTTGACGCGGTAAAAGAAATGAGCAGTCTTCCAAATATCTTTGAGATCAAATCAAGCTTGCTTCAGCAAATCAGGGATAAG GCAGATCAGCAGAAGCTGAATGGTCATGAAAGGCCAAAAGCAGTAGTTAGTGATGTTAATGGTTTGGATGAAAGGGGGGACTTGCTTCAGCAAATCAGGAGCAAG ACATTCAATTTAAGACGAACAAATGCATCTAAAACAAACACCACATCCCAGTCCACTGCCCAGTCGAATGTAGTAGCGATTTTGGAGAAGGCGAACGCAATCCGCCAG
- the LOC112271131 gene encoding peptide-N4-(N-acetyl-beta-glucosaminyl)asparagine amidase A-like — protein sequence MPASSAPRTLLLCSCFLTLLFHSTAASPRGLRFSAEDIDAAALPASNRASTSRSSSKAKSTFFEVSRPIHPPRGSRGPCSTLLLSHSFASTFNKPPITAAYSPPACLPAAGAGDVSFAVLEWTAECHGVQYGRTYGVWLGGVELLRGSTAEPRPGGVTWSVHKDVTKYSSLLSAGNSTLTVYLGNLIDDNYNGVYDANLTLHLYFRGSAAAAAAAADRSPSTAAQAPADLILPVSRSLPVDDGLWFVVQNTTDIESAPVAVPANAYRAVLEVCVSSHGFDEAWYMNTPAENGPFREVTVLLDGDVVGAVWPFPVIYTDGINPLIWRPITGIGSFNMPTYDIELTPFLGKLLDGKAHEVGFAVTNAQRFWYVNANLHLWLDPKSSVTTGGLVSYDAPKLAGSIVGHSKDGFDGEYRASASRNISATGWVMSSTHGYVTTSFTQRLVFANTNVVSHKGDAQDINQTIDARTEVAGAYYAQRVHQSFPLYIFQGADGSGSNQRLTRRVEIGFVETREGPAKTSTLRNMQKAEAELVMRADKEAGASWRMHQVYSYGASNGACYVRNVTSVGYDVLFDHYDASCGGASRR from the coding sequence ATGCCTGCTTCCTCTGCTCCCCgcaccctcctcctctgctcctgcTTCCTCACTCTGCTCTTCCACTCCACCGCCGCTTCGCCGCGCGGCCTTCGCTTCTCGGCCGAGGACATCGatgcggcggcgctgccggcTTCAAACCGGGCCAGCaccagccgcagcagcagcaaggccAAGTCTACCTTCTTCGAGGTTAGCCGGCCGATCCACCCGCCGCGGGGCAGCCGCGGGCCCTGCTCCACGCTCCTCCTGTCCCACTCCTTCGCGTCCACGTTCAACAAACCGCCCATCACCGCCGCCTactcgccgccggcctgccTTCCCGCCGCAGGCGCCGGGGATGTCTCCTTCGCCGTCCTCGAGTGGACCGCCGAGTGCCACGGCGTCCAGTACGGCCGCACCTACGGCGTCTGGCTCGGCGGGGTGGAGCTCCTCCGCGGAAGCACCGCGGAGCCGCGCCCCGGCGGCGTGACGTGGTCCGTGCACAAGGACGTCACCAAGTACTCGTCGCTCCTCTCGGCCGGCAACTCCACGCTCACCGTGTACCTCGGCAACCTCATCGACGACAACTACAACGGCGTCTACGACGCCAATCTCACCCTCCACCTCTACTTCCggggatccgccgccgccgccgccgccgccgccgaccggtCGCCGTCCACGGCCGCGCAGGCTCCTGCGGACCTGATCCTGCCCGTGTCGAGAAGCCTTCCTGTGGACGACGGGCTGTGGTTCGTGGTCCAGAACACCACCGACATCGAGTCCGCGCCGGTCGCCGTGCCGGCCAACGCGTACCGCGCGGTGCTCGAGGTCTGCGTGTCGTCGCACGGCTTCGACGAGGCGTGGTACATGAACACGCCGGCGGAGAACGGGCCGTTCCGCGAGGTCACCGTGCTGCTGGACGGCGACGTGGTGGGCGCCGTGTGGCCGTTCCCGGTGATCTACACGGACGGCATCAACCCGCTCATCTGGCGCCCCATCACCGGCATTGGCTCCTTCAACATGCCCACCTACGACATCGAGCTCACGCCGTTCCTGGGCAAGCTTCTGGACGGCAAGGCGCACGAGGTCGGGTTCGCGGTGACCAACGCGCAGAGGTTCTGGTACGTGAACGCCAACCTCCACCTCTGGCTGGACCCCAAGAGCTCCGTCACCACGGGCGGCCTCGTCTCCTACGACGCGCCGAAGCTGGCCGGCAGCATCGTGGGGCACTCCAAGGACGGCTTCGACGGGGAGTACCGCGCCTCGGCGAGCCGGAACATCTCGGCCACAGGGTGGGTCATGAGCTCCACCCATGGCTACGTCACCACGAGCTTCACCCAGCGGCTGGTGTTCGCGAACACGAACGTGGTGAGCCACAAAGGGGACGCGCAGGACATCAACCAGACCATCGACGCGCGCACGGAGGTGGCCGGCGCGTACTACGCGCAGCGGGTGCACCAGAGCTTCCCGCTCTACATCTTCCAGGGCGCCGACGGCAGCGGCTCGAACCAGCGGCTGACGCGGCGTGTGGAGATCGGGTTCGTGGAGACCCGCGAGGGGCCGGCCAAGACGAGCACGCTGCGGAACATGCagaaggcggaggcggagctggTGATGCGGGCCGACAAGGAGGCCGGCGCGTCGTGGCGGATGCACCAGGTGTACAGCTACGGCGCCAGCAACGGCGCCTGCTACGTCAGGAACGTCACCAGCGTCGGCTACGACGTGCTCTTCGACCATTACGACGCGTCCTGCGGCGGGGCGAGCCGACGTTGA